The following DNA comes from Cytophagia bacterium CHB2.
TGTGCTCGTAGTCGCGGCGTTGCAATGAATCACTGGCGCGGAGGCTGCACGACCCCGGTGATTTGCCCAAGTCGTTTGATGATGAAGAAGTGATCAGTGATCAGTCGCCAGTGACCAGTTATGAGTTATCGCAGAACTATCCGAACCCATTTAACCCGAGCACGACGATCAGTTTTCAGTTGCCGGTGATCGGTGAAGTCTTGTTGTCGATCTTCAACACGAATGGGCAACTTGTCAAGAAGCTCGCCGCGGGTGAAATGGGTCCGGGACGTCACAATCTCGTCTGGGATGCGACCGATGCGCGCGGCCAGCGCGTGGCGAGCGGCGTGTATCTGTATGTCTTGAAAGCCGGCGAATTTGTCGCCCAGCGCAAGCTCGTGTTGATGAAGTAGCGCGCGTGAAGTTCGACTTGCGCAAAAAGAATTTGGAGTTGATCACGCCAGTGGCGCGCAAGTCGAACTTCGCCCGGCATTGTGCTGACCGGTCGGTTGACCTGGATAGGAGTC
Coding sequences within:
- a CDS encoding T9SS type A sorting domain-containing protein: MARRLHDPGDLPKSFDDEEVISDQSPVTSYELSQNYPNPFNPSTTISFQLPVIGEVLLSIFNTNGQLVKKLAAGEMGPGRHNLVWDATDARGQRVASGVYLYVLKAGEFVAQRKLVLMK